From Achromobacter spanius, a single genomic window includes:
- a CDS encoding DUF1345 domain-containing protein codes for MQPLKEEKASDKRARGSDAPDDRAGQETPGDAGAASDAEPLPFFDAHRRLMLCAGMLLVVAGALYAAGLPPSLAILLGFDAGALVFLILTVRVFGRTSAASMRLHARQHDVGRTGVLWSSVALSCMVLVALWVELHAQSRVGALVDTLAAAVTIVLSWLYMNMIFALHYAHGYYGHKNAMHKGLDFPGTDDPDYWDFAYFSLVLGMTFQVSDVQIVNRRLRRMAMTHGVIAFFFNVFIIAISVNVAAGRA; via the coding sequence ATGCAGCCGCTTAAAGAGGAAAAAGCTTCAGATAAACGCGCCCGGGGCAGCGATGCCCCGGATGACCGTGCCGGGCAGGAGACGCCCGGCGATGCCGGCGCGGCGTCAGACGCCGAACCGCTGCCGTTTTTCGATGCCCATCGCCGGCTGATGTTATGCGCCGGCATGCTGCTCGTCGTCGCGGGCGCGCTGTACGCCGCCGGTCTCCCGCCCAGCCTCGCCATCCTGCTGGGTTTTGACGCCGGGGCGCTGGTCTTCCTGATCCTGACCGTGCGCGTGTTCGGCCGCACCAGCGCCGCTTCCATGCGCCTGCACGCCCGCCAGCACGACGTCGGCCGCACCGGCGTCCTGTGGAGCAGCGTCGCGCTGTCCTGCATGGTGCTGGTCGCGCTGTGGGTCGAGCTGCATGCGCAAAGCCGAGTCGGTGCCCTGGTGGACACGCTGGCCGCCGCCGTGACCATCGTGCTGTCGTGGCTCTACATGAACATGATCTTCGCGCTGCACTACGCCCACGGGTACTACGGCCATAAGAACGCCATGCACAAGGGCCTGGATTTTCCGGGCACGGACGACCCCGACTACTGGGACTTCGCGTATTTCTCGCTGGTGCTGGGCATGACGTTCCAGGTGTCGGACGTGCAGATCGTCAACCGGCGGCTGCGGCGGATGGCGATGACGCATGGCGTCATCGCGTTCTTCTTCAATGTGTTCATCATCGCGATCAGCGTGAACGTGGCGGCGGGGCGGGCGTAG
- a CDS encoding universal stress protein has translation MLNILVPVDGSDNADRAVVYARRLAQGAQSARIHLINIQTPPRGRAGVSRLITQDMINDFYAREGREASEEARKSLDSAGVDYVSHVVFGNAPAEIAAYAQDHGCARIVMGTRGNGKLTNILIGSVANQVVQLAAVPVTLVK, from the coding sequence ATGCTGAATATCCTTGTTCCCGTCGACGGCTCCGACAACGCAGACCGCGCCGTCGTGTACGCCCGCCGCCTCGCGCAGGGCGCGCAATCCGCCCGCATCCACCTCATCAACATCCAGACGCCGCCGCGCGGACGCGCCGGGGTGTCGCGCCTGATCACGCAGGACATGATCAATGACTTCTATGCCCGCGAAGGCCGCGAAGCGTCAGAAGAGGCGCGCAAGTCGCTGGATTCGGCCGGCGTGGACTACGTCAGCCATGTGGTCTTCGGCAACGCGCCCGCGGAAATCGCGGCTTATGCACAGGACCACGGCTGCGCGCGCATCGTCATGGGCACGCGCGGCAATGGCAAGCTGACCAACATCCTGATCGGGTCGGTGGCCAACCAGGTCGTGCAATTGGCCGCCGTGCCGGTCACGCTGGTGAAGTAG
- a CDS encoding universal stress protein, whose product MKRILIPVDGSEPALNAVKALLDARRYDPVERVDLLTVQIPLKAGAFGSGLSQEEIDAYHQEEGEAAVEAARALLTQAGVPFETHIQAGAAAETIARVAEETGANEIFMGTRGLGSVSALFMGSVATGVLSLTELPVTLVK is encoded by the coding sequence ATGAAACGCATCCTGATTCCCGTCGATGGTTCGGAACCCGCGCTGAACGCGGTCAAGGCGCTGCTCGACGCACGCCGCTACGATCCCGTCGAACGCGTGGACCTGCTGACGGTCCAGATCCCCTTGAAGGCCGGCGCGTTCGGCAGCGGCCTGTCGCAGGAAGAGATCGACGCCTATCACCAGGAAGAAGGCGAGGCCGCGGTTGAGGCCGCCCGCGCACTGCTTACGCAGGCCGGCGTGCCGTTCGAGACCCACATTCAGGCCGGCGCGGCCGCCGAGACGATCGCGCGCGTCGCAGAAGAAACCGGCGCAAATGAAATCTTCATGGGGACACGCGGCCTGGGTTCCGTGTCGGCGCTATTCATGGGGTCGGTCGCCACGGGCGTGCTGTCCCTGACCGAACTGCCGGTCACGCTGGTCAAGTAA
- a CDS encoding chromate transporter, which yields MNAALPLDEAGVRPPPTCGQLFYGFLVLGLTAFGGALPLARRMVVEKHRWLTGAEFTELLGLCQFLPGGNIINLSVALGMKFRGPRGAFAALMGLILAPSIIVIMLGMVYDRFQNDPDIQHLFAGLAAAAAGLLISMAVKIGLPVIKRRDWLAGVVATACFIAIAVLRIPLLPTMAVLTPLSILMVWRQRR from the coding sequence ATGAACGCAGCACTTCCCCTTGACGAGGCCGGCGTACGGCCTCCCCCCACTTGCGGCCAGTTGTTCTATGGATTCCTCGTGCTGGGCCTGACCGCTTTCGGCGGCGCCTTGCCCCTGGCCCGGCGCATGGTCGTCGAAAAACACCGCTGGCTGACCGGCGCCGAATTCACCGAACTGCTGGGCCTGTGCCAGTTCCTGCCGGGCGGCAACATCATCAACCTGTCCGTCGCCCTGGGCATGAAATTCCGCGGCCCGCGCGGCGCCTTTGCCGCGCTGATGGGCCTGATCCTGGCGCCGTCCATCATCGTCATCATGCTGGGCATGGTCTATGACCGCTTCCAGAACGATCCCGACATCCAGCACCTGTTCGCCGGCCTGGCCGCCGCCGCGGCCGGGTTGCTGATCTCGATGGCGGTGAAGATCGGCCTGCCGGTCATCAAGCGTCGCGACTGGCTGGCCGGCGTGGTCGCCACCGCCTGTTTCATTGCGATCGCCGTCCTGCGCATTCCGCTGCTGCCGACCATGGCGGTCCTGACGCCCCTCAGCATCCTGATGGTGTGGAGGCAACGTCGATGA
- a CDS encoding LysR family transcriptional regulator codes for MASVDLRLLRYFLAVAEESHLTKAAARLGIRQPPLSQQIRVLEAELGVTLFHRLPRGMELTESGRALLDDARNIIAMVDQAVDGVRRVSQGEAGRLTVGFTGSAAFHPFVPSVIRRFRESAPHVHLVLEESSTGELREAVAEGRIDVAFIRGAHADPGVQMETVLEEAMLAAFPADHPTVKGRTRKRIALSELAEESLILYRRHSGPGLYDAIIAACSAEGFSPRVTQEAPRMLSTLSFVAAGLGVSLVPASLRRVNIEGVVYVSVTHPKALRAPLNLIWRDAPLSGAARKLIDEARRQRDASPAAQSR; via the coding sequence ATGGCAAGCGTTGACTTACGGCTCCTGCGTTATTTCCTGGCGGTTGCCGAGGAATCCCACCTGACCAAGGCCGCCGCCCGCCTGGGCATTCGTCAGCCCCCACTCAGCCAGCAGATCCGGGTGCTGGAGGCCGAGCTGGGCGTGACCCTGTTCCACCGCCTGCCGCGCGGCATGGAGCTGACCGAAAGCGGCCGCGCGCTGCTGGATGACGCGCGCAACATCATCGCGATGGTGGACCAGGCCGTGGACGGCGTGCGGCGTGTGTCACAGGGCGAGGCGGGACGCTTGACGGTGGGGTTCACGGGGTCGGCGGCGTTTCATCCGTTCGTGCCGTCGGTCATCCGGCGCTTCCGCGAAAGCGCGCCACACGTGCATCTGGTGCTGGAAGAAAGCAGCACGGGGGAACTGCGCGAGGCGGTGGCCGAAGGCCGTATCGACGTCGCCTTCATCCGCGGCGCACACGCGGACCCGGGCGTGCAGATGGAAACCGTGCTTGAAGAGGCCATGCTGGCGGCCTTTCCGGCAGACCATCCCACCGTGAAGGGCCGCACGCGCAAACGCATCGCGCTGTCGGAACTGGCGGAGGAATCGCTGATCCTGTACCGGCGTCACAGCGGCCCGGGCCTGTACGACGCGATCATTGCCGCCTGCAGCGCCGAAGGCTTCAGCCCGCGCGTCACGCAGGAAGCGCCGCGCATGCTCTCCACGCTGAGTTTCGTTGCCGCGGGGCTGGGCGTGTCGCTGGTGCCGGCGTCGCTGCGCCGCGTGAACATCGAAGGCGTGGTGTACGTCAGCGTCACGCATCCGAAGGCGCTACGCGCGCCGCTGAACCTGATCTGGCGCGACGCGCCGCTGTCGGGTGCCGCGCGCAAGCTGATCGACGAGGCGCGGCGGCAGCGGGACGCATCGCCGGCGGCGCAGAGCCGATAA
- the murI gene encoding glutamate racemase — protein sequence MLSESPIGVYDSGVGGLSVLRAIRDALPHEPLLYVADSAHVPYGEKTQAFVERRACAIADYFVSQGARAMVVACNTATAAAIALLRKRHPELIIIGVEPAIKPAAHLTHSGVVGVFATTGTLASPKFAALVQREAPEVRILLRPCPEWVRLVEQGVVSGPEAAEAVRAPVAELREAGADVLVLGCTHFPFLRDAIQDAAGPGVPLLETGAPVSRWLRHQLQERGMLVEHGSGSLHLHTTGDAPALARLASQLLGTAMTADTVPDAWRGTSSA from the coding sequence ATGCTTTCCGAATCCCCCATCGGCGTGTACGACTCCGGCGTCGGCGGGCTGAGCGTCCTGCGCGCGATCCGCGACGCGCTGCCCCATGAGCCCCTGCTCTACGTCGCCGACTCCGCCCATGTGCCCTACGGGGAAAAAACCCAGGCGTTCGTCGAGCGCCGCGCCTGCGCCATCGCCGATTATTTCGTGTCGCAGGGCGCGCGCGCCATGGTGGTGGCCTGCAACACTGCCACCGCCGCCGCGATCGCGTTGCTGCGCAAGCGCCATCCCGAACTCATCATCATCGGCGTCGAACCGGCCATCAAACCCGCCGCGCACCTGACGCACTCGGGCGTGGTGGGCGTCTTTGCCACGACGGGGACGCTGGCCAGCCCCAAGTTCGCCGCGCTCGTGCAGCGCGAGGCGCCCGAGGTCCGCATCCTCCTGCGGCCCTGCCCGGAGTGGGTGCGGCTGGTCGAACAAGGCGTGGTGTCCGGCCCCGAAGCCGCCGAGGCCGTGCGCGCGCCGGTGGCCGAGTTGCGCGAGGCCGGCGCGGACGTGCTGGTGCTGGGCTGCACGCACTTTCCCTTTTTGCGCGATGCCATCCAGGACGCGGCCGGCCCCGGCGTGCCGCTGCTGGAAACGGGCGCGCCGGTGTCGCGCTGGCTGCGTCACCAACTGCAGGAACGCGGCATGCTGGTTGAACACGGTTCGGGCAGCCTGCACTTGCATACCACCGGCGACGCCCCCGCGCTGGCGCGGCTGGCAAGCCAGCTACTGGGCACGGCAATGACGGCGGACACGGTGCCCGACGCTTGGCGCGGAACGTCATCCGCTTGA
- a CDS encoding SDR family oxidoreductase codes for MQLTQNTIFITGGTSGIGRALAVAFHDLGNTVIIAGRRQALLDEIATAHPGIEGIQLDISDAQDIDRVAKTLIAKYPSLNVLINNAGIMPFDDPSSTIDDAVSQRILETNLLGPIRLTSALIQHLKAQPRATIIHNTSMLAYVPIATNAVYSASKAALHSYALSQRFMLRDTNVTVQEIAPPWVDTDLIKKSGDPRAMPLDAFIAETMQKLASDAPEVLVDAIRDLRDNPGSNEHAFVNAFNQSLVDEPIPV; via the coding sequence ATGCAACTGACGCAAAACACCATCTTCATCACTGGCGGCACTTCCGGCATCGGCCGCGCGCTGGCCGTGGCTTTTCACGACCTGGGCAACACGGTCATCATTGCCGGCCGCCGGCAGGCGCTGCTGGACGAGATCGCCACGGCGCACCCGGGTATCGAAGGCATCCAGCTCGACATCTCGGACGCTCAGGATATCGACCGCGTCGCCAAGACGCTGATCGCCAAGTACCCGTCGCTGAACGTGCTGATCAACAACGCGGGCATCATGCCGTTCGATGACCCTTCGTCCACGATCGACGACGCCGTGTCGCAGCGGATCCTGGAAACGAATCTGCTGGGACCGATCCGCCTCACGTCCGCCCTCATCCAGCATCTGAAGGCGCAACCGCGCGCAACGATCATCCACAACACGTCGATGCTCGCCTATGTGCCGATCGCCACCAATGCGGTTTACTCGGCGTCGAAGGCCGCGCTGCATTCGTACGCGCTGTCGCAACGGTTCATGCTGCGCGACACCAATGTGACGGTGCAGGAGATCGCGCCACCGTGGGTCGACACGGACCTCATCAAGAAGAGCGGTGATCCGCGCGCCATGCCGCTGGACGCGTTCATCGCCGAGACGATGCAGAAGCTGGCGAGCGATGCGCCCGAAGTGCTGGTCGACGCCATCCGCGATCTGCGCGACAACCCCGGCTCGAACGAGCATGCGTTCGTGAACGCGTTCAATCAAAGCCTGGTGGACGAACCGATTCCGGTTTGA
- a CDS encoding chromate transporter, whose translation MIHTLVALVLIFTELSVLAFGGGNTILPEMQRQVVQVHGWMTAADFSALFALGQAAPGPNLMVVTLVGWHVAGLPGVLATTIAKFGPSSIITVIALGLWEKFKDRPWRGVIQAGIFPMTVGLVAASASLITEASVHTWLLGAITAIVAILASVTRIHPLWLLFAGALAGLLGIS comes from the coding sequence ATGATCCATACCCTTGTTGCGCTCGTCCTGATCTTTACCGAGCTGTCCGTGCTGGCCTTTGGCGGCGGCAATACCATCCTGCCGGAGATGCAGCGCCAGGTCGTGCAAGTGCACGGCTGGATGACGGCCGCCGATTTTTCCGCGCTCTTTGCGCTGGGTCAGGCCGCGCCGGGGCCCAACCTGATGGTCGTGACGCTGGTCGGCTGGCACGTCGCGGGGTTGCCGGGCGTGCTTGCCACGACCATCGCCAAGTTCGGCCCGTCGTCGATCATCACCGTCATCGCGCTGGGCCTGTGGGAAAAGTTCAAGGACCGCCCGTGGCGTGGCGTGATTCAGGCCGGCATCTTCCCGATGACAGTCGGATTGGTGGCCGCCAGCGCCTCGCTTATCACCGAGGCCTCCGTGCACACGTGGCTGCTGGGCGCCATCACGGCCATCGTGGCGATCCTGGCTAGCGTCACCCGGATCCATCCTCTGTGGCTGCTGTTTGCCGGGGCGCTGGCCGGTTTGCTCGGCATCAGTTAG